Proteins encoded by one window of Scyliorhinus torazame isolate Kashiwa2021f chromosome 28, sScyTor2.1, whole genome shotgun sequence:
- the gdf10a gene encoding growth/differentiation factor 10, translating into MACLCTVRRLWLQVLVSLAFAGTYSRGEGAGGDAPGSSGLPAPPPARPRHIAALGRAAQDMVAVHMLKLYEKYNREGNRPRDGNTVRSFKAREEVIDHKILYHFNLTSIQESELILAATFHLLTQKRWRNRHVFCKRSKDAPCPLQTHKTHPVHLTFTHSSPTSPSGKFLGNLTVTPHRRGTWCLNDISHIVKDARRGEHLLVTAQLDLGENVQSPTQPGNLPYILVYANDLAISEPNSVGVSLQRYGPFPANEGESTPSPNASRDSRVRRETYYSLQNNELPEVGYSHYSKHDLWGNAYRPFKPKAARKERRRKGQEHSQQLLRSQVLNFDEKTMRKARKRQWNEARTCSRRYLKVDFADIGWSEWIISPKSFDAYYCAGACEFPMSKVVRPSNHATIQSIVKAVGIIPGIPEPCCVPDKMNALSVLFFDESKNVVLKVYPNMSVETCACR; encoded by the exons ATGGCTTGTCTCTGCACAGTGCGCCGCCTGTGGCTCCAGGTACTGGTCTCCCTCGCTTTTGCTGGCACCTACAGCAGGGGCGAGGGTGCGGGAGGTGATGCCCCGGGCTCCTCCGGGCTCCCCGCTCCGCCCCCGGCTCGCCCCAGGCACATCGCGGCGCTGGGGCGCGCCGCTCAGGACATGGTCGCTGTGCACATGCTGAAGCTGTACGAAAAATACAACCGAGAGGGCAACCGGCCGAGGGACGGCAACACGGTCCGCAGCTTCAAGGCGAGAGAGG AGGTGATCGATCATAAGATTCTGTATCATTTCAACTTGACATCCATCCAAGAGTCGGAACTGATCCTGGCCGCCACGTTCCACTTGCTCACACAGAAACGTTGGAGGAACAGGCACGTGTTTTGCAAACGTTCTAAAGATGCCCCGTGCCCCCTTCAAACACACAAGACCCACCCGGTCCATCTGACTTTCACACATTCCTCCCCGACCTCACCTTCTGGGAAATTCCTGGGGAATCTGACAGTGACCCCACACCGGAGGGGGACCTGGTGTCTGAATGACATTTCCCACATTGTAAAAGATGCCAGGAGAGGGGAACATCTACTGGTCACCGCCCAGCTCGatttgggggagaatgtgcagagtccgacCCAGCCTGGCAATCTGCCCTACATCCTGGTCTATGCCAACGACTTGGCCATAAGTGAGCCCAACAGTGTGGGGGTCAGCCTGCAGCGATACGGCCCATTCCCTGCCAACGAGGGGGAGTCCACACCCTCTCCTAATGCCTCCCGGGACTCCCGGGTCAGGAGGGAAACTTACTACTCCCTCCAAAACAATGAGTTGCCCGAGGTGGGGTACAGCCACTACAGCAAGCATGACCTGTGGGGCAATGCCTACCGCCCCTTCAAACCCAAAGCGGCCCGCAAGGAGAGGAGGCGAAAGGGACAGGAACACAGCCAACAGCTCCTCAGGTCGCAGGTGCTGAACTTTGATGAGAAGACCATGAGGAAAGCCAGGAAGCGACAGTGGAACGAGGCCAGAACCTGCTCCAGGAGATACCTGAAAGTGGACTTCGCTGACATTGGATGGAGCGAGTGGATAATATCCCCCAAATCATTTGATGCATATTACTGTGCGGGGGCATGCGAGTTCCCAATGTCCAAG GTGGTTCGACCCTCTAACCATGCAACAATCCAGAGCATTGTCAAGGCGGTTGGGATTATCCCAGGAATTCCAGAGCCCTGCTGCGTACCCGACAAAATGAATGCCTTGAGCGTCCTCTTCTTTGACGAGAGCAAAAACGTGGTCTTAAAGGTGTATCCCAACATGTCAGTGGAGACCTGCGCCTGCAGATAG